The following coding sequences lie in one Corynebacterium anserum genomic window:
- the ligA gene encoding NAD-dependent DNA ligase LigA, whose translation MTSASKVADKDPAIRWQELADAVRHHRQAYYYGSAEISDADFDALLRELQQLEAEHPEAVTGTSPTQEVAPAPPDSSPFRNVDHRDRMLSLDNVFDSEQLTAWLARTPASTYLTELKIDGASINLLYVKGKLELALTRGDGTTGEDITHNARTLNDIPDELHATDEFPVPDLVEIRGEVYISVDDFAAMNAQRQAEKKKLFANPRNAAAGAMRQKNAEDTAQRPLRLICHGIGAREGFEVHSQHEAYTAIKAWGLPVSPYTTQVHSAEEVLKQVTYWGEHRHDAAHEMDGLVIKVDSLDEQLRIGTTSRAPKWAIAYKYPPEEAMTRLRNIRVGIGRTGRATPYAVMEPKYVAGSTVSMATLHNPSEAHRKGIRLGDDIMIRKAGEVIPEVLGPVEDKRTGDEREYLYPTLCPECGTALAPSKEDDADWRCPNNRFCPGQLHTRLTYLAGRGAFDIDALGEKAAYDLIHSGVLDDESGLFALTASDLERTTAYTSQTSATERKKNPDKLRKLNKAGRTLLEKLEDAKQVDLWRVIVALSIRHAGPTAAKALAKHFGSVEAIKDASTEEMAAIDGVGPIIAQSVADWFAVDWHRAIIEAWQSAGVRMEVPSSDATTDYPAGTEQPAVDAELLAGLVIVVTGTLENFDRTGAKEAIEDRGGKATGSVSKKTDFLVAGDKAGSKLTKAMDLGVPVLNEEGFQRLLAHGAAAVR comes from the coding sequence GTGACTAGTGCGAGCAAAGTAGCAGACAAAGATCCGGCAATCCGATGGCAGGAGCTGGCCGACGCCGTACGCCACCATCGTCAGGCGTACTACTACGGCAGCGCGGAAATCTCGGACGCGGACTTCGATGCCCTACTGCGAGAATTACAGCAATTGGAGGCTGAACACCCCGAAGCTGTGACAGGCACATCCCCCACGCAGGAGGTGGCTCCAGCACCGCCCGATAGTTCTCCCTTCCGCAATGTCGACCACCGTGATCGGATGCTGAGCCTGGACAACGTCTTCGATAGCGAGCAACTCACAGCATGGCTCGCACGCACGCCCGCAAGCACCTACCTCACAGAGCTCAAGATCGATGGGGCATCCATCAACCTTCTCTATGTCAAAGGCAAACTGGAACTTGCTCTCACCCGCGGCGACGGCACCACAGGCGAGGACATTACTCACAACGCACGTACCCTGAACGATATCCCCGACGAGCTTCATGCCACCGACGAGTTTCCAGTTCCTGATTTGGTAGAGATCCGGGGGGAAGTCTATATCTCCGTCGATGACTTTGCGGCGATGAACGCACAACGTCAAGCAGAAAAAAAGAAACTATTTGCAAATCCCCGCAACGCTGCAGCAGGTGCTATGCGCCAGAAAAATGCCGAAGATACCGCACAAAGGCCGCTCCGCCTGATTTGCCACGGCATTGGTGCACGGGAGGGCTTCGAGGTGCACAGCCAACACGAGGCCTACACAGCAATCAAGGCGTGGGGTCTACCTGTCAGTCCGTACACCACACAGGTACATTCGGCCGAAGAAGTGCTCAAGCAAGTGACGTACTGGGGTGAGCACCGCCACGATGCTGCCCATGAAATGGACGGTCTTGTCATTAAAGTTGATTCACTGGATGAACAGCTGAGAATTGGCACTACCAGCAGAGCACCGAAGTGGGCCATCGCTTATAAATACCCTCCAGAAGAGGCGATGACCCGCTTACGCAATATCCGCGTGGGAATCGGTCGCACCGGCCGCGCCACCCCCTATGCGGTGATGGAACCAAAATACGTGGCAGGTTCCACGGTGTCGATGGCGACCCTGCATAACCCTTCCGAGGCACATCGCAAGGGGATCCGCTTGGGCGATGACATCATGATCCGCAAGGCCGGCGAGGTTATTCCAGAAGTTTTAGGCCCCGTAGAGGATAAGCGAACCGGCGATGAGCGGGAATACCTCTATCCCACGTTATGTCCCGAATGTGGCACTGCCCTCGCCCCGTCTAAAGAGGACGATGCGGACTGGCGCTGCCCTAACAACCGGTTCTGCCCAGGTCAGTTGCACACTCGCTTGACCTATTTGGCGGGGCGCGGCGCTTTCGACATCGATGCTCTCGGCGAAAAAGCTGCCTATGATCTCATCCACTCTGGGGTTCTCGACGACGAGTCTGGACTGTTCGCCCTCACCGCGTCGGATCTGGAACGCACCACGGCCTACACATCTCAAACCAGCGCCACCGAACGCAAGAAAAATCCCGATAAACTGCGCAAACTCAATAAAGCCGGGCGCACTCTGCTAGAGAAACTAGAAGACGCCAAACAGGTGGATCTATGGCGCGTGATCGTTGCCCTTTCAATCCGCCACGCTGGTCCGACAGCGGCGAAAGCATTGGCTAAGCACTTTGGCTCTGTCGAAGCAATCAAGGATGCGTCAACCGAGGAAATGGCGGCGATCGACGGAGTGGGACCTATCATCGCTCAATCGGTGGCAGATTGGTTTGCCGTGGACTGGCACCGCGCGATCATTGAGGCCTGGCAGTCCGCCGGGGTGCGTATGGAGGTTCCTAGTTCCGACGCCACCACTGATTATCCCGCCGGTACCGAACAGCCCGCGGTGGATGCCGAATTACTGGCAGGTCTCGTCATCGTTGTCACCGGCACACTGGA